In uncultured Desulfobacter sp., one DNA window encodes the following:
- a CDS encoding GNA1162 family protein — MYEESPLSILILPPMNESTAADAKEYYSTTIQEPLAYAGYYTFPYPLTTELLKMEGIYDSELLTDIPLAKFKEYFGADAVLFTTIKQWDLCYMVIASNLTVSIDCVLKSTSTDQELWKYNGTIVVDLSGGNSGGGIAGLIASAIVTAVNTAIADYVPYARQANYRAIHSLPYGKYHPQHNKDQNSEFIDQTPPEETEPK; from the coding sequence ATGTATGAGGAATCTCCTCTTTCCATTCTTATCTTACCCCCGATGAACGAATCCACTGCTGCCGACGCAAAAGAGTATTATTCAACAACCATCCAGGAACCATTAGCTTACGCAGGGTATTACACCTTTCCCTATCCGCTGACAACTGAACTTCTCAAAATGGAAGGAATCTATGATTCGGAACTTTTAACAGACATCCCCCTCGCCAAATTTAAGGAATATTTCGGGGCGGACGCGGTTTTGTTTACAACGATAAAACAATGGGATCTCTGCTATATGGTCATTGCATCCAATCTGACCGTTTCGATTGATTGCGTTTTAAAATCGACAAGTACGGACCAGGAATTATGGAAATACAATGGAACAATTGTTGTCGATTTGTCAGGCGGAAATTCAGGCGGCGGTATAGCCGGATTAATTGCAAGTGCTATTGTAACCGCAGTCAATACCGCCATTGCAGATTATGTCCCCTATGCACGCCAGGCTAACTATAGAGCTATACACTCCTTGCCTTACGGTAAATATCATCCCCAACACAATAAAGATCAAAATTCAGAATTTATAGATCAGACACCACCGGAAGAAACAGAACCGAAATAG
- a CDS encoding FAD-dependent oxidoreductase: MTKESVVQGSVLVAGGGVSGIKAALDLAESGFYVYLVEKSSAIGGVMAQLDKTFPTSDCSMCILSPYLVETGRHQNIELITNAEIQALEGSAGNFEVTVSKGARYIDLSKCTGCGDCAEVCPVTLPDTFDMGMGKKKATFKSYAQAVPGAYSITKKDKSPCTQQCPNHVNAHGYVAMVSQGKYKEALEVITRNLPLPGIIGRICPHPCEDACRRGEVDSPISICTLKRFVADQVDLNELPLPEITKREEKVAIIGAGPAGLTAAYFLALDGFKVKIFEKLPVAGGMLKVGIPDYRLPANILDKEISWITRLGVEIQYDTALGEDITVDGLMDDGYKSVFLAIGCHNGMKLGIEGEDTHGVMPGVDMLRDAALGNLTELKGNVVIIGGGDVAIDAARTSLRLGADNISILYRRTRAEMPARNEEIEDAIEEDIDIQYLTAPCKVVEKDGKVVGIECIRMELGEPDASGRRRPVPVEGSEFILDADVIIPAIGQQTDSACLDDVDGVEINKWRNIDVDPITYMTAKPGVFAGGDGQTGASIAIAAVAAGREAAISITRYINGEDMAEGREKVDVPQKDFNPIPANVESKPRLHMARIPMDQRKSGMTEVELGFTEEQAKAEADKCLNCMVCCECLECTKACGAGALTPITHMEKDEQLKLGVGSIILSPGFTPFDPSSMDFLGYKRTPNVVTSMEFERILSASGPFGGHLVRPSDHKEPKRIAWLQCVGSRDQNRCGNGHCSSVCCMYAIKEAVIAKEHAPYDLDCSIFYMDMRTHGKDFERFYDTARDKHAVNFVKSRVHSVIEVQGTTDLELSYSSEDGQLIKEVYDMVVLSVGLETPPETVDLAKKLGIELTPSNFADTGSFTPVNTSKEGIYVCGAFQGPRDIPQSVVDSSAAAAAAGEILGAARHTLTKEKEVVPEINVVGERPRIGVFVCNCGININGVVDVPAVRDYAATLPFVEYVTNNMYTCSQDTQDSMVDVIKEKKLNRVVVAACTPKTHEPLFQETLINSGLNKYLFEMVNIRNHASWVHKDDPAGATEKAKDLVRMSVAKVGLMQPLKEAKLQVGQSAMVLGGGISGMSSALSLARQGYETHLIEREDVLGGQALNLFKTVKGEDIQTELKDLISQVNDEQNITVHLNTTLENVEGFVGSYVSELSTNGAKSSIDHGIAVVATGAKEMTPVEYAYGKDPRILTSLELDQKFIGNDPILETAQSAVFIQCVGSREKERPYCSRVCCTHSVENALELKKRNPDMNVYVLYRDIRTYGEKELAYTKARDNGVIFIRYKVEEKPIVEIEGDSLYVTVKDHVLGVPLKIDTDILTLASAIIPHRDEKLAQFFKVPLNDDGFFVERHAKLGPSEFATDGVFLCGLAHYPKPIEEAVAQGKAASSRAVTLLARENIYTSGTIAQADPMLCASCGVCVAVCPYSAPSFTVEGRFKGKAEINPVLCKGCGLCVASCRSGAIHLNGFDNDQIFAQILTGTELIEA; encoded by the coding sequence ATGACAAAAGAGAGTGTAGTGCAGGGATCCGTACTTGTTGCCGGTGGTGGTGTTTCCGGCATTAAGGCGGCCCTTGATTTGGCAGAATCGGGATTTTATGTGTATCTGGTTGAAAAATCGTCCGCCATCGGCGGCGTGATGGCGCAACTGGACAAAACATTTCCCACCAGTGATTGCTCCATGTGTATTTTGTCTCCCTATCTTGTTGAAACCGGGCGGCATCAGAACATCGAATTGATCACCAACGCGGAAATCCAAGCCCTTGAAGGCAGTGCCGGAAACTTTGAAGTGACGGTCAGCAAAGGGGCAAGATATATTGACTTAAGTAAATGTACAGGCTGCGGCGACTGCGCTGAAGTCTGTCCTGTAACACTCCCCGACACGTTTGATATGGGGATGGGAAAAAAGAAAGCCACGTTTAAATCATATGCCCAGGCAGTCCCCGGTGCATACTCCATTACAAAAAAAGATAAATCTCCGTGCACCCAGCAATGTCCGAACCATGTGAACGCCCATGGTTATGTGGCCATGGTTTCCCAGGGCAAATACAAGGAAGCACTGGAGGTGATTACCAGAAATCTGCCCCTTCCCGGGATTATCGGCAGAATCTGCCCCCATCCGTGTGAAGATGCCTGTCGCCGGGGAGAAGTGGATTCGCCCATTTCCATCTGTACCCTGAAACGGTTTGTGGCGGACCAGGTGGATTTAAATGAGCTCCCATTGCCTGAAATTACCAAGCGGGAGGAAAAGGTCGCCATCATCGGCGCAGGTCCTGCCGGTTTGACGGCCGCTTATTTCCTTGCCCTTGACGGTTTTAAGGTAAAAATATTTGAAAAACTTCCCGTGGCTGGCGGTATGTTAAAAGTCGGTATCCCTGATTACAGACTACCTGCCAATATTCTTGATAAGGAAATCTCATGGATCACCCGCCTGGGTGTTGAAATCCAATATGACACGGCCCTTGGAGAAGATATCACCGTTGACGGTTTGATGGATGACGGATACAAGTCGGTCTTTCTTGCCATCGGCTGCCATAACGGTATGAAACTTGGGATCGAAGGAGAAGATACCCATGGTGTCATGCCGGGCGTGGATATGCTCAGAGATGCTGCCCTTGGCAATCTCACGGAACTGAAAGGCAATGTGGTGATCATCGGCGGCGGCGATGTGGCCATTGACGCGGCGAGAACTTCGCTTCGCCTGGGCGCCGACAACATTAGCATTCTTTACAGAAGAACCCGCGCCGAAATGCCTGCCCGTAATGAAGAAATAGAAGATGCCATTGAAGAAGACATTGATATTCAATACCTGACGGCACCGTGCAAAGTGGTTGAAAAAGACGGCAAAGTGGTCGGCATTGAATGCATCCGCATGGAACTTGGCGAACCCGATGCCTCAGGCAGGCGACGGCCGGTTCCGGTTGAAGGCAGCGAGTTTATCCTGGATGCCGATGTGATCATCCCGGCCATCGGACAGCAGACCGATTCGGCATGCCTTGATGATGTGGACGGGGTTGAAATAAATAAGTGGCGCAACATTGACGTTGACCCAATCACCTACATGACAGCAAAACCCGGTGTATTTGCCGGAGGTGACGGCCAGACCGGTGCTTCCATTGCCATTGCAGCCGTTGCAGCCGGTCGTGAAGCCGCCATTTCCATTACCCGGTATATCAACGGCGAAGATATGGCCGAAGGCAGGGAAAAAGTAGATGTTCCCCAAAAGGATTTCAATCCCATCCCGGCAAATGTTGAATCCAAACCCAGGCTGCATATGGCCCGCATCCCCATGGATCAGCGCAAATCCGGCATGACCGAAGTGGAACTGGGCTTTACCGAAGAACAGGCCAAGGCCGAAGCAGACAAATGTCTGAACTGCATGGTCTGCTGTGAATGTCTTGAATGCACCAAAGCCTGTGGGGCGGGCGCGCTGACCCCCATCACCCACATGGAAAAGGACGAACAGCTTAAACTGGGCGTGGGATCAATCATTCTTTCGCCGGGCTTTACACCGTTTGACCCGTCTTCCATGGATTTCCTGGGATATAAGAGAACTCCCAATGTGGTCACATCCATGGAGTTTGAAAGAATCCTTTCCGCATCCGGCCCATTCGGCGGCCATCTGGTCAGACCCTCCGACCATAAGGAACCCAAGAGAATTGCCTGGCTCCAGTGTGTCGGATCAAGGGATCAAAACCGCTGCGGAAACGGACACTGTTCATCTGTCTGCTGTATGTACGCCATCAAAGAGGCCGTGATTGCAAAAGAACACGCGCCTTATGATCTTGACTGCTCCATTTTCTACATGGATATGAGAACCCACGGCAAGGATTTTGAACGGTTCTATGATACGGCCAGAGACAAACATGCGGTCAATTTTGTTAAAAGCCGTGTCCACTCCGTCATAGAAGTACAGGGCACCACGGATCTGGAACTCTCCTACAGCAGTGAAGACGGTCAACTTATCAAAGAAGTTTATGATATGGTCGTGCTTTCGGTGGGTCTTGAAACACCGCCTGAAACCGTTGATCTTGCCAAAAAACTGGGTATAGAACTGACCCCCTCCAATTTTGCCGATACCGGATCTTTCACCCCGGTCAATACCTCAAAAGAAGGTATTTATGTTTGCGGTGCCTTCCAGGGGCCCAGAGACATTCCTCAGTCGGTTGTGGATTCCAGTGCGGCAGCGGCAGCCGCTGGAGAAATCCTGGGAGCGGCCCGCCATACCCTCACCAAGGAAAAAGAAGTTGTGCCGGAAATCAACGTGGTGGGTGAACGCCCGAGAATCGGCGTCTTTGTCTGCAACTGCGGCATCAACATCAACGGTGTTGTGGATGTACCGGCCGTCCGGGATTACGCGGCAACCCTTCCCTTTGTGGAATATGTGACAAATAACATGTACACCTGCTCCCAGGATACCCAGGACAGCATGGTGGATGTGATCAAAGAAAAGAAGTTAAACCGGGTCGTGGTTGCGGCTTGTACGCCCAAAACCCACGAGCCGCTCTTCCAGGAAACACTGATTAATTCAGGCTTGAACAAATATCTGTTTGAAATGGTCAACATCAGGAACCATGCTTCCTGGGTGCATAAAGATGATCCTGCGGGTGCCACGGAAAAAGCAAAAGACCTGGTGAGAATGAGCGTGGCAAAAGTCGGCCTCATGCAGCCCCTGAAAGAAGCAAAACTCCAGGTAGGCCAATCGGCCATGGTTCTGGGCGGCGGCATCTCCGGGATGTCATCGGCACTGAGTCTTGCGCGCCAGGGATATGAAACCCATTTGATTGAGCGGGAAGACGTGCTTGGCGGCCAGGCCCTGAATCTTTTCAAGACCGTCAAAGGCGAAGACATCCAGACGGAACTTAAAGATCTGATCAGCCAGGTAAATGATGAGCAGAACATCACCGTTCACCTGAACACCACCCTTGAAAACGTGGAAGGATTTGTGGGCAGCTATGTGTCGGAACTTTCCACCAACGGTGCTAAGTCTTCAATCGACCACGGCATTGCCGTTGTTGCCACCGGTGCAAAAGAGATGACACCGGTGGAATACGCCTATGGAAAAGACCCGAGAATTCTGACCAGCCTTGAACTGGATCAAAAATTTATAGGCAATGATCCAATATTGGAAACTGCCCAATCCGCCGTATTTATCCAGTGTGTGGGTTCAAGAGAGAAAGAACGGCCCTACTGTTCGCGTGTCTGCTGTACCCACAGCGTTGAAAATGCACTGGAACTTAAGAAACGAAATCCCGATATGAATGTATACGTGCTTTACCGGGATATCAGGACCTATGGAGAAAAAGAACTGGCCTATACCAAAGCAAGGGACAACGGCGTTATCTTTATCCGCTACAAAGTGGAAGAAAAACCCATTGTGGAAATCGAGGGAGATTCCCTTTATGTCACGGTCAAAGATCATGTGCTCGGTGTTCCCCTGAAAATCGACACGGATATTTTGACCCTGGCTTCGGCCATTATTCCCCACCGGGATGAGAAGCTGGCCCAATTCTTTAAAGTGCCGCTAAACGATGACGGTTTCTTTGTGGAACGCCATGCCAAACTCGGACCTTCCGAATTTGCCACAGACGGGGTATTTCTGTGCGGGCTTGCCCATTATCCCAAACCCATTGAAGAAGCCGTAGCCCAGGGCAAAGCAGCGTCTTCCAGAGCCGTCACCCTGCTTGCAAGGGAAAACATTTACACCAGCGGCACCATTGCCCAAGCCGACCCCATGCTTTGCGCAAGTTGCGGGGTTTGTGTGGCCGTTTGCCCCTATTCCGCCCCCTCATTCACGGTTGAAGGCCGCTTCAAAGGGAAAGCCGAAATCAATCCCGTACTTTGCAAGGGTTGCGGACTCTGTGTTGCCTCATGCAGGTCCGGAGCAATTCATCTGAATGGTTTTGACAATGATCAGATTTTTGCTCAGATATTGACGGGAACGGAATTAATTGAAGCATAA
- a CDS encoding hydrogenase iron-sulfur subunit: MSEFEPRIIAFLCNWCSYGAADLAGVGRLQYPSNIRVIRIPCTGRMSPKFILSALKEGADGVWVSGCHPGDCHYLEGNYYARRKFLLFNDLLEHMGVEPGRVQFSWISSAESSKFLEVVTEVTASIKALGPNKAFVKNAKVA, encoded by the coding sequence ATGTCTGAATTTGAACCAAGAATTATTGCTTTTCTGTGTAACTGGTGCAGCTACGGTGCCGCAGACCTTGCCGGAGTTGGAAGACTTCAGTACCCTTCCAATATCCGTGTCATCAGAATCCCATGCACCGGCAGAATGAGCCCCAAATTTATCCTCTCCGCTTTGAAAGAAGGTGCGGACGGCGTTTGGGTCTCCGGCTGCCATCCTGGAGACTGCCATTACCTGGAAGGGAATTATTATGCCCGCAGAAAATTTCTGCTCTTCAATGACCTTCTTGAGCACATGGGAGTGGAACCTGGAAGAGTCCAGTTTTCCTGGATTTCTTCTGCCGAGTCTTCCAAGTTCCTGGAGGTGGTTACCGAAGTCACGGCGTCCATTAAGGCTTTGGGGCCGAACAAGGCTTTTGTGAAAAATGCCAAGGTCGCATAA